The genomic window TACTTGAAGAAcagaaataaagaataaacaaaaccatttaaaCTATAgttgttttattgattttcACTAGggatctttttcttttttttttcttgttggtcTAAgtcatttatcaaaaaaatatgaaaaacttGCCTGCCGTCGTTGATAAACTTGTGAGCCACCTATCATCCGCCTCCCAGCCTGGTTTCGTACCATCCGCCCACTTTTCCGTTCGTAAATCAAATTCCACAATGGTAGCCGATGCCCACACCCTTCCGACAATGTATATCTTCTCGTCAATGACCTTAGATACATTCGTCATAAGCCCAACCGGCATGTCGGCAACAAGACGGGTCGTGTGAGTTCGACAGTCGATGCATAACGCAATCGATGATGGCGGTTGGGCTTCCCACTCCTCAACATTCCAGTCGTATCTTCCACCCATTACAAAGATGTTGGAACCCACAACAACATAGCTTGCTGCTGTGGGCATAGGCGGGAGTGACGAGATAAGGACCAACCGGTTTTCAACAGTGCCGGGcatgtttcttttggttctcCGGTTAAGACTATACCAACGAGCAACTTCGAGTATACAATCTTCGATGAGAACATACACACAATCTTCGGTGCAGCCGAGGAGGGACCGTGTCTTGTATAGTCGAGGCGACGCAACGAGAGATCGGAATTGCTTAGAGACGAGGGATAGCATCGAATGGTTGTACCTCGGGACAC from Arabidopsis thaliana chromosome 3, partial sequence includes these protein-coding regions:
- a CDS encoding Galactose oxidase/kelch repeat superfamily protein (Galactose oxidase/kelch repeat superfamily protein; CONTAINS InterPro DOMAIN/s: Galactose oxidase/kelch, beta-propeller (InterPro:IPR011043), Kelch-type beta propeller (InterPro:IPR015915); BEST Arabidopsis thaliana protein match is: Galactose oxidase/kelch repeat superfamily protein (TAIR:AT4G38940.1); Has 799 Blast hits to 778 proteins in 20 species: Archae - 0; Bacteria - 0; Metazoa - 0; Fungi - 0; Plants - 799; Viruses - 0; Other Eukaryotes - 0 (source: NCBI BLink).), with translation MLSEDEKEKTPPSVMTSIPDDVIMECIAPRVPRYNHSMLSLVSKQFRSLVASPRLYKTRSLLGCTEDCVYVLIEDCILEVARWYSLNRRTKRNMPGTVENRLVLISSLPPMPTAASYVVVGSNIFVMGGRYDWNVEEWEAQPPSSIALCIDCRTHTTRLVADMPVGLMTNVSKVIDEKIYIVGRVWASATIVEFDLRTEKWADGTKPGWEADDRWLTSLSTTAGRGPSSFENNCDHKLMEDILMDKEEIKHYHLFDNECVMGNILYVYDRHKYILRTYDPKQRTWGVVKGLEKLPLGGDESYIVSRGKMLILFLIVVLEYDDDASFQKRELWCAEITVERREEGEIWGKVECCDLLLEGGLIIGSCLVVTL